In the Paludisphaera rhizosphaerae genome, one interval contains:
- a CDS encoding MFS transporter: MHASPDVTPSSTPLTDGAPWWRELSSYQWFVFLVASLGWLFDTMDQQLFNLARKPAVTQLLGGETPASASDVDYYSGVTTCIFMLGWATGGIFFGILGDKLGRAKTMMLTILTYSAFTGLSAISRGVWDFSFYRFLTGLGVGGQFAVGVSLVAEVMSDRARPHALGWLQALSAVGNMMAGMIGIGLGKLEESGAVGSAWRAMFLVGLLPSLLAIPIFLRLKEPERWKAAVRKETDEDLGTPATQKLGSISELFGDPRWRRNTIVGMVLAFAGVVGLWGIGVFSNDLTRTVLRKHYEAQGLTAQEITGKLTFWAGMTLLMFNAGAFFGIQGYAFLAERLGRRPAFAISFVAAAAATSSAFWLMNDFWHIFVLIPLMGFCQLALFGGYAIYFPELFPTRLRSTGISFCYNVGRFVAASGPFALGYLTSVVFKDYPEPMRYAGITMCGVFFLGLLVLPFAPETKGKPLPE; this comes from the coding sequence ACGATGGACCAGCAATTGTTCAACCTGGCGCGGAAGCCCGCCGTAACGCAACTGCTGGGCGGTGAAACGCCGGCCAGCGCCTCGGACGTCGACTACTATTCGGGCGTGACGACCTGCATCTTCATGCTGGGCTGGGCCACGGGCGGCATCTTCTTCGGCATCCTTGGCGACAAGCTCGGCCGGGCGAAGACAATGATGCTGACGATCCTCACGTACTCCGCATTCACAGGGTTGAGTGCGATCTCCCGGGGGGTCTGGGACTTCTCCTTCTACCGCTTTCTCACAGGGCTCGGCGTCGGGGGCCAGTTCGCGGTTGGCGTCTCTCTCGTGGCCGAGGTCATGTCGGATCGCGCTCGACCGCACGCACTGGGCTGGCTCCAGGCTCTTTCCGCCGTCGGCAATATGATGGCGGGGATGATCGGCATCGGGCTTGGAAAGCTTGAGGAATCGGGCGCGGTCGGCAGCGCCTGGCGGGCGATGTTCCTCGTCGGCCTGCTTCCTTCGCTGCTGGCGATTCCCATCTTCCTCCGGCTCAAGGAGCCCGAGCGCTGGAAGGCCGCGGTCCGCAAGGAGACGGACGAGGATCTCGGTACGCCAGCGACCCAGAAGCTAGGGTCGATCTCGGAATTGTTCGGCGATCCGCGATGGCGGCGGAACACGATCGTGGGGATGGTGCTCGCCTTCGCCGGCGTGGTCGGCCTCTGGGGGATCGGCGTCTTCAGCAACGACCTGACCCGAACGGTGCTTCGCAAGCACTATGAGGCGCAGGGACTGACCGCGCAAGAGATCACCGGCAAGCTGACGTTCTGGGCCGGCATGACGTTGCTGATGTTCAACGCCGGGGCCTTCTTCGGCATTCAAGGATACGCCTTCCTCGCCGAACGACTGGGCCGCCGACCGGCCTTCGCCATTTCCTTCGTCGCCGCGGCCGCGGCCACCTCTTCGGCGTTCTGGCTCATGAATGATTTCTGGCACATCTTCGTGCTGATCCCGCTCATGGGCTTCTGCCAACTCGCCCTCTTCGGCGGCTACGCGATCTACTTCCCCGAGCTGTTCCCCACGCGGCTCAGAAGCACCGGCATCTCGTTCTGCTATAACGTCGGTCGGTTCGTCGCCGCCTCCGGCCCGTTCGCGCTCGGTTACCTGACGAGCGTCGTGTTCAAGGACTATCCCGAACCCATGCGATACGCCGGCATCACCATGTGCGGCGTGTTCTTCCTGGGCCTGCTCGTCTTGCCGTTCGCCCCGGAGACGAAGGGAAAGCCACTCCCCGAGTGA